AATTTATAGACAGATAAATCTAGGGTTTATTACAAatcacctatatatatatatggtctgGCCTAAATATTTGAAGCTTACCAATCACAACCATATATATGTCAAcattgatatataaatatatatgtccTATCCATTGATCATTTCCCCATGGTGTTGACAGAAGATGAGAGGTTTGAGAGGGAATTCAAGTTTTGAAGAGAGCAATATTGGCCAAAAATCTACAGCATGGAAGCCTTCCACATAGAACAGAGTAAAGGCTGGAAGAGACGTTACTTTCTGTGCTAATGTTTTTGTCCTATTGTAACgaaccaaaatttaaatttttcttaatttttttctcctgcTTATGAGGAATAGTATCACCGCATTATTTATGATGATTACGAAAGTTGAgagcaatcttttttttttctaatacatatattatcaatttaaaaaatttattttttatttttgacattaacacattaaaattatataaaaaatattaaaaaatattattttaatatttttcaggacaaacataattttaaaaagcatataaaaacaaaaattagtcATTACACTTCCAAACAATATTTAAGAGGGGTGgagaaataaacaaataaaaagataaattgaaaaacaaactatgTGATACCAAGCAATATTAATTGTCAATTATTCCATATATTAAtcgtttactaaaaaaataaattattcataaattattatttttcatttaacccATCATTAAGAAGGATTTCATGTATCACTTTGAATTCATACATACTTTTTTTTTGAGTCTGCCATACAGATCAGATCCAAAAAACTATCCCAAATTACTTCAAAAACAACTAAGAAAACGAAAGGAAACGAAGCTTTCTCGAACCATGCATGATtccgaaagaaaaaaacatggatgGATAGTCGCGCGCCACCAGCCAGATCGcagttcaaaaaagaaaaatatcatgtgGACCCTCGAATTAATATATTGGCTTAGAGTCATAGACTATATGGTTAAGGGATTATAGCTAGGTTGCTAAAAATTGGCTCCGGGCTCTAGCCCTACAAGGGAACATTCATCATCTCATGCTTGCCGACGACCTCCGTTGTGTGGCCATGTCCTTGTATTCCTTAAGGTTTTATTTGCCGGTGGGTCAAAACCACTGCTTTATACATGGAGTATTTTATtcgtcatcatttttttttagatatgtgTACATTACTTGCGTGGCGTTTTTGTAAATGATGCCGTCCAAAACAAAGCTCGACTTTTTGGCAAGGAAAATGCTAGCTAGCAAGCAAGCAAGCCCCATTACCAAAAATTAAAGTTGGTACCTTCCCATGCAACTTCGAGGAAGAAATGGTCACGGATCATACGCAACAAAAAGCCGGCCAGAACAACCTTCCTTGACAACTAACCTCTATTATCTGTACTTTTGTCATTGACACCTATCCGATGATCTTTCCTCGAAAACttctcttcctttcctcctAAGCCTCGGTATTGATCTCGTTACAACCTATAAATATGGACCCTTATCGAGTCACATTTCCATCGTCACAACCTTCATAATTTCTCAGTTCCATCTTGCATTAGATATTCCATACGCAAACAGCTAGCTGAGCGCTAGTTTACGCTGCGTGAGTGGTCTCGAATGGCGTCGCGAAATGGGATTGTGTTCGAGGATTTCTTTCCCGCCATGGTGGAGAAGCTAGGCGCTGAAGGGTTCATGAAGGAGCTGTCCAATGGGTTTCAGCTGTTGGTTGATGAAGACAAGGGTTTGATCACATTTGAGAGTTTGAAGAGGAACTCAGCATTGCTTGGATTGCAGGATATGAGTGACGATGAAGTAAAGTGTATGGTAAGAGAAGGTGATTTGGATGGAGATGGTGCTTTGAATGAGATGGAATTTTGTACACTTATGTTCAGGCTGAGTCCTGGGTTGATGATGAATTCAACAAAATGGCTCGTAGAGGCTATTGTTAGTGAGATGTAGgcctctcctctttttttttctttttcttttttttttattattcttcttcttcttcgtcttcttcttcttcttctttctaaaGATATTGTAGCTCTCCATCGATCTAATTTGTTGCAATGCTGCCATTTTATTCTTCTCTTCCATTTTCATTACATagaattaacacattaaatttttaatatgaatctCATTGATTGCAATATATCAACCTTCCTTTTTAAGCATGGAACACAATAGTTTGATTCAATTCTTAAAACGAATCTTACGCCAATAGCGCATTTCTTAGAAGGTAACAAAATCAAAGGTAAAAGAAGAAAGGGCCAGAGAAAGGAATCTGGCTCGACTATGAAGCCATTTTTAAGACCATCTTACAAGTCCGGAGAATTTATGGGCTTTTTGGGACAAACTTTCTTAGGCCAGCTTACAAGTCCAAAGAGATACTGGGCTGGGTTTGTTACATGCTCATCTAAacttattagttgttttttttaatattttttatttgaaaatatattaaaataattttttaaataaattaatttttaatatcaaaacatatgatccaaaaattaaaaaataaataaataaaaaaacaatctcaaaatattatgaaaaaataggTTGCATTATAACCCCAAACAATTTCTTAATGGGCCGGTTCAGGTTTGAGCCCAAACAGTCTCTTGATAGGCAAGTTCAGGTATGAGGTCTGAGTTAGCTTGAAGGGCAGCTTCAAAATCATAAAGGGTGGGTGTTGGGTGATTTTATCTATTTcttaaatctaatattaatatatatatattttttacatttttcattttgaacagTAAGTatactattatttaatttgatttactaTTAGGATTTacttttactattattttttactattatttaatcctttaatatttttaaaccttgagctttttatctttaaattttactCTTTAAACATTTTTGCTTCATGATTTTAATCTTACACGAACACAAACTAAATCTTAAAGTTCATAATGGATATTCCTTGGTTGGAAATGCTGAATGGAGAGCATTCTTCCAACAaagtaataacaaaaaagagagcttatttaaaatggaaatatgtcaatacatataaatattcttGAGAAAATGCATATTGATCactaaaagaaatattatttacatatgTATCCGCTACGTGGACAGGCATAACATAGAATTCACTAATATATTTGTTCGCGCTACGTAACgagtcaatattattttttaaaaaatttaaaaaaatattaaaaatgtctAGTAGTCATACTAGACCCAATCACTCTGGCTCTAGCACATAAGTAATTTtggttttgcttgttttttagaCCTAAGTAAATGTTGATTCAGATaacaaaacaatatcaaaatatcaaaatgctttcatgattatagaaaattacacaaaaaatagtgtgaaagaacaaaaacatcCACATATACAAAGCTTATATTCAAGCTTATATTcgttttctttaaaatataaaattcaaaaatgttattttatattttttattcaagtgcTTGGGCTTGACAATCATATTAGACCCATGCTTTTTGGATCTGACAGTCATGTCAGACCTAAGCACCTGGATCTAACAACCATGTTTAAACTCGTgtgtatctttttaaaaaagaataaaaattcacTTATAATTGttctaaaaacatatttgttttatattttcaactttatctttttaaccaaatatatttttatttttttcaatatttttttcttctattttgggATATTAACCACACGCATACCTAAAattcactcaattttttttttattaatctctaattttagtgaagaaattatttataaaattgcaCAAATTAAAATAGTCAAAAGGATAATAAGTCTTttacttatataattttatttttcctacaaCATAATGTATTAATTCAAAAATGTTCTTttataatcatatatttttatagtaaaaaatctCTTGATTTACATTGATTTCCCacattatttatcttttgttaTGATTTATCACGAAGAAGTTGTTTTAGAATCTTAAATTGAGTCCACGACcgcactaatattttttaaatggaggTGTCgtaataaaaattacatggacAAATTTAAACGTGAGGCAAATTGGAGAGAAAACATGCTGTTTTTTAAGGTGGAAAATATATGATTActattaaaacaaagaaatttaagtaccaaattaaaagattttaaggCTTTGGTGTGATAATTATTGGAATATAGTGTTAGTTGTTTATTCTAATCCCTGATGATATTCAGTAGTCGTGCCTAGAAATATATGATCACCCATGATCTCTATACGTGAATAATGTTCTTCATGTCCTTTTCTATGGTGATAGAATTCCTTACCCTTTAGGTATCACTCCTTATCAGTTGTGATTTCTAACAAAATAAGTTGGTGTATGAACACATATTAATTAGCTTGCACGCCATCTTATCCGTCACGTTTCATCTCTTtcctttcaaaaatttcaaaacatgtaATGATATCTTCCTAGAGGTTTTGCTTGCATCTTCGACGACCTGCAAGTTCATAACACACTGTGTGAGTAGAATAGATagctgtactttttttttttttttataactcaaGATGTTCGAGTCAGGTTACGTACACCAcgactaaatattttataattatacttaTTGGCTTGCCGATATGGAGCATTGTTACTCTTTAGGATTGTATGAATTAGGCTCTATTCATAAACATTTTAACCTAATATATaatgtgtatttttattattttgtaaacgCTACTATGACACTGCCCGGTGATGGTATATCTTCCGTAAAGAGGATCGATGaacttaatataattaattagtacatgataaaattgcaaggaaaaacaaaatttaaaaaatattttaaaattagtaatatataaaaacatattgagtgattttattattttctaatcttACACAATGACACTGCTTGACGATTGTAAATTTGTCATAGGTAAATGatcaataaacaataaaattattaatatgcaATCAAATTGTGAGGAAAACaatcttgataatattttaaatattataatataacttATTAAGAGATTGTATTATTTACTAATCTCACCCTATGGCATGACTCAATGATGTTATATCTATCATAACATATCATTAGTGAATAACAAAATTGCATATTAAACCATCAATATACAACACAACGAGTCGaaaacatcatcatcatattctaaaaacaaacatcaatataacaaataaaaacaatatcaccACATAGTAATAACAACATCTGCacaatataataattcaaaaacacatAGGCATGCATCAAATTTTAAACATTTCCATACTAGTGTGTGGACCCAACACTTCAAATATCTCACACAAATCAATAACATGCTAAAAATGGTTCAAGTATTTGAAACATTTCAtcacaattttaataaaaatcaataacatgctaaaattgttttaaataatcaataaaatgcATCTGAGGTTTGTCGGAAGCTGTTGGAATAGTGACCAACGGCGGTGACAAATTGGGAAATGTTGCCATGTGGATCCATTGAGGGGGGAGATCGACGTGCTTGGAGTCTCAGTTTCACTTATTTCTAAATCTTCCTCTCTCCTCCGCAACGGCTGCTATCTTAGTAAGGGAGACAAGTTTTGATCTTTGAAAAATGGAGGAAGACAGGAGGCTCGGTGGAGTCTTCGGTGTTGGCGCGCGGATCGGTTGGAAAAAGAAGACATAGAGGAGGGGCAAGCGCTTGCCAAAGTTGGCTAGGAATTGAGagcctttttctcttttctcttttctcttttctcttttctctgttctctttttctttctacacgctttttctcaattttttattttcactctaccctctcttttttcttctccccatatcttttttctaaaattttctctCCAACTCAAATATTTGCTCGCCCtctaagttttttctttcttgattttctcctctcttttttctcacacttctctctttttcttttttatttttttattttctccttctCAATTTTTTCATCCATTATTTGCTTGCGTGTATCATACATCTATATTTATACTA
This is a stretch of genomic DNA from Populus alba chromosome 11, ASM523922v2, whole genome shotgun sequence. It encodes these proteins:
- the LOC118031450 gene encoding calcium-binding protein PBP1, with product MASRNGIVFEDFFPAMVEKLGAEGFMKELSNGFQLLVDEDKGLITFESLKRNSALLGLQDMSDDEVKCMVREGDLDGDGALNEMEFCTLMFRLSPGLMMNSTKWLVEAIVSEM